One segment of Deinococcus seoulensis DNA contains the following:
- a CDS encoding TerD family protein translates to MSVLLTSGGNTSITEHRPGLHRLRVGLGWKFPDDREPFDLDASALLVQANGQVRGDGDFIFYNHPADAAGSVRYGGDSLDGAGEGDDEVITIDLERVPAEIAKVIVCVTIHEAAGHHFGHVGDAYIRLQNLDDGEEIVRFDLDQNFTGMTAMLFGEVYRHNGTWKFRALGMGFEGGLRTLISSFGVAVQ, encoded by the coding sequence GTGAGTGTCCTCCTGACCTCTGGCGGTAACACATCCATCACGGAACACCGGCCAGGCTTACACCGGCTTCGCGTGGGGCTGGGCTGGAAGTTCCCGGATGACCGTGAGCCCTTCGATCTGGACGCCAGTGCGCTCCTGGTGCAGGCCAACGGTCAGGTCCGCGGAGACGGGGACTTCATCTTCTACAATCACCCCGCGGACGCGGCAGGCAGCGTCCGCTACGGCGGCGACAGCCTCGACGGTGCCGGCGAGGGGGACGATGAGGTCATCACCATCGACCTTGAGCGGGTACCAGCGGAAATCGCCAAAGTCATCGTCTGTGTCACCATCCATGAGGCTGCCGGCCATCATTTCGGTCATGTCGGTGACGCGTATATCCGGCTGCAGAATCTCGATGACGGCGAAGAGATCGTGCGGTTTGACCTGGATCAGAATTTCACCGGTATGACGGCCATGCTCTTCGGGGAAGTGTACCGGCATAACGGAACGTGGAAGTTCCGGGCGCTCGGAATGGGATTTGAGGGTGGACTCCGCACCCTGATTTCCAGTTTCGGCGTGGCCGTGCAGTAG
- a CDS encoding helix-turn-helix domain-containing protein has product MTGLTQEKLVYTPKELEPLLQLSKNTINALLRSGRLRSIRVGRRYLIPREALQQLLAGSSKS; this is encoded by the coding sequence ATGACCGGACTCACACAAGAGAAACTCGTCTACACCCCCAAAGAACTTGAACCCCTGCTGCAGCTCTCCAAGAACACCATCAACGCCCTGCTGCGCTCGGGACGGCTGCGCAGCATACGAGTAGGTCGTCGCTACCTGATTCCACGCGAAGCACTCCAGCAACTCCTCGCGGGTAGCTCAAAGTCTTGA